In Zunongwangia profunda SM-A87, the following proteins share a genomic window:
- a CDS encoding site-specific integrase, whose product MKNAVSFGIRFIPKSSKAKNGTAPLYARITVNGERIELSLKRRITLNLWNEKRSRLKGYSEESLQANKSLDRIYNKIYEAFRQLQEENKLLTAKSVKARYLGLDDSYKTLAELLTYHNTKMTSVLKPGTMKNYYTTEKYVLEFLEKKINTNDIYLKQINYRFITDFEHFLRNYKPKTHRSKPTNNGVMKHLERLKKLTNLALKMEWIDKDPFSKYSLHYKKKERDYLLQDEIDILENLNLDRITLSRTRDVFLFSCYSGLSYGDAKSLEAKHIVTGIDGNKWIVKEREKTGKLFKVAMLPKVKAILKKYEKEANISGLLLPVYSNQKTNQYLKDLAKLAKISKKLTFHVARHTFATTVTLSKGIPIETVSKLLGHTKLSTTQIYSRVLDQKLSDDMRKIM is encoded by the coding sequence ATGAAAAATGCCGTAAGCTTTGGAATTCGTTTTATTCCAAAATCATCGAAAGCCAAGAATGGTACAGCTCCCCTTTATGCTCGAATTACTGTAAACGGAGAACGTATTGAACTCAGCCTTAAACGCAGGATTACGTTAAACCTCTGGAATGAAAAGCGAAGCCGATTAAAAGGCTATAGCGAAGAAAGTTTGCAAGCCAACAAATCCTTAGATCGTATTTACAACAAAATTTACGAGGCTTTTAGACAACTTCAAGAAGAAAACAAGCTCTTAACTGCCAAAAGTGTAAAAGCCCGTTATTTGGGCTTAGATGATTCCTATAAAACCTTAGCCGAACTCCTGACCTATCATAACACGAAGATGACTTCTGTTTTGAAGCCCGGAACAATGAAAAACTACTATACTACTGAAAAGTATGTTTTGGAGTTTCTAGAGAAAAAGATAAATACCAATGATATCTATTTAAAGCAAATTAATTATCGCTTTATCACTGATTTTGAACATTTCCTTCGTAACTATAAACCAAAGACACATCGATCCAAGCCAACAAATAACGGGGTGATGAAGCATTTGGAGCGTTTAAAAAAGCTTACCAATCTTGCCTTAAAAATGGAATGGATCGATAAAGACCCATTTAGCAAATACTCCTTGCATTACAAGAAAAAGGAACGTGACTATTTATTACAGGATGAAATTGATATTTTAGAAAATTTAAACCTTGATAGAATAACCTTATCAAGAACTAGAGATGTTTTCTTGTTTTCCTGCTATTCCGGCTTATCCTATGGTGATGCAAAGTCATTAGAAGCAAAACATATTGTTACAGGAATTGACGGCAACAAATGGATTGTAAAGGAAAGGGAAAAAACAGGTAAACTTTTTAAAGTGGCTATGCTTCCAAAGGTAAAAGCTATTCTAAAAAAGTATGAAAAGGAAGCTAATATAAGTGGTTTGTTGCTTCCGGTATATTCCAATCAGAAAACCAACCAGTATTTAAAGGATTTGGCAAAGCTTGCCAAAATATCCAAGAAGCTTACGTTTCACGTCGCTCGTCATACCTTTGCTACGACCGTCACTTTATCCAAAGGTATTCCTATTGAAACGGTGTCTAAACTTTTGGGACATACAAAGCTTTCTACTACTCAAATCTATTCTAGAGTATTGGATCAAAAACTTAGTGATGATATGCGAAAGATTATGTGA
- a CDS encoding metallophosphoesterase produces the protein MKRNNYFCFLLILTLVASCTSSAPKYRKGEPTSNFGYPENKEIEKTFYLLGDGGYSPEGGTSKALIAFKEFIKQRDTRGQYAIFLGDNIYPVGMPPKDDPLREQSEYRLDAQLDAVEKYNGKVIYIPGNHDWYSERIDGLERQEEYLIEQYGDSLDWSPSTGCGLEIKEISDDIQMIIIDSQWYLEDWDKSPTINDDCDQIKTREALFTEIESELKKSQQKTTIIALHHPIFSNGIHGGQYNFNRHLYPSQKKIPVPVLGSLAMLIRTTGGISIQDLQNERYKSLSDRLRTMVKGRERVIFVSGHEHTLQYIDHDGIKQIISGSGSKENYVALGTDGLFAFSLQGFAVYDVFKDGSSWVSYYRNRDNQPELMYQKEVFAAPKPYKLGDYPDSFPQKKTASIYPDEDVEVSGLYKTLWGKRYRKLYGTEVSYKVADLDTLYGGLQPLLEGGGHQTVSIRVKDSLDREYNIRRIKKDAVQFLQSVAYKSTPIEEQFKNTAAENIISDFYTSAHPFAFLAIPTLSEAIGLAHTNPEIFYLPKQDNLGAMNENHGDDVYMIVERPEEHWLDKESFGSPNHDIVSTAGMFERIRRDEKYKIDEPAYVKARIFDMLVGDWDRHQDQWRWAENEDEEGNRTFTPIPRDRDQVFSNFDGAFFGTLRSLIGLANQFAVYDKKLKNVEWFNIAAIGLDRSILQNTGKETWLTQARFIQENITDQVIEEAFSKLPPETNGEITDGIIENLKGRRDNIVEIAERYYDYYAKLAIVTGTDKDDFIDVTRMPEGKTKVTIYRNKKGKRADIVSDFVYDKQFTKDIWIYALDDDDIITVDGEGDQLIYVRIIGGQNNDIYRIRNKKKLKIYDHKSKPNTIEEGADARFRFTDQYDLNIYDKDKKVFKSTSITPGIGYNPDDGLKLGFKALYTINDFKRNPYTSQHELKAGFYFATDGFDLNYKARFATIIGDYNLQVGAHFTSPNFARNFFGYGNETRNPDDELTLDYNRVKISRVGGDVGLVNETPFGSYFSYKASFETVEIDNIQGRFIDEFTPEDPEGFFDRKYFAGLDALYRYESYDDVLNPTRGMQFDLNLGGKLNTADTDRNYGYFKSYLEFYNSLIPSRKLVLNSHVQTQINIGTDYEFYQAAVLGGASGLRGYRLQRFAGKSAFATGGDIRYSFNQFKTSFLPFQIGVFGGYDIGRVWEKDDNSKIWHDSYGGGIWINSAEAVNGTLHVFNGDEGWRFSFGFGFRF, from the coding sequence ATGAAAAGAAATAACTACTTCTGTTTTTTATTAATTTTAACTCTTGTGGCTTCCTGTACAAGCTCGGCTCCAAAATATCGTAAGGGAGAACCCACTTCTAATTTTGGATATCCTGAAAATAAGGAAATTGAAAAGACATTCTATTTACTAGGGGATGGCGGGTATTCTCCTGAAGGTGGAACCTCTAAAGCCCTTATTGCTTTTAAGGAGTTTATAAAACAGCGAGACACCAGGGGACAATATGCGATATTTTTAGGGGATAATATTTATCCGGTGGGCATGCCGCCAAAAGATGATCCATTACGAGAACAATCCGAATACCGGTTGGATGCGCAACTGGATGCCGTTGAAAAATATAACGGAAAAGTGATTTATATCCCTGGTAATCACGATTGGTACAGTGAGCGTATTGATGGTTTGGAACGTCAGGAAGAATACCTGATCGAACAATATGGCGATTCTTTAGATTGGTCACCCAGTACGGGATGTGGATTGGAGATTAAAGAAATTTCTGACGATATACAAATGATCATTATCGATTCCCAGTGGTATCTGGAAGACTGGGATAAAAGTCCTACGATTAATGATGATTGCGATCAGATAAAAACCAGGGAAGCACTTTTTACTGAAATTGAAAGTGAGCTAAAAAAATCACAGCAAAAAACAACGATTATCGCCTTACACCATCCTATTTTTTCCAATGGGATCCATGGGGGGCAATATAATTTTAACAGACATTTATATCCTTCGCAAAAGAAAATTCCGGTTCCGGTATTAGGATCTTTGGCGATGTTGATAAGAACCACCGGTGGTATTTCTATTCAGGATCTTCAAAACGAACGTTATAAGTCACTTTCTGACAGGTTAAGGACGATGGTTAAAGGAAGAGAAAGAGTGATCTTTGTTTCCGGCCACGAACATACCCTACAGTATATCGATCATGACGGGATAAAACAGATAATCTCGGGTTCAGGTTCCAAAGAAAATTATGTGGCTTTGGGAACAGATGGTTTATTTGCTTTCTCACTACAGGGCTTTGCGGTATATGATGTCTTTAAAGATGGCTCTTCTTGGGTAAGCTATTATCGAAATAGAGATAATCAGCCGGAACTGATGTATCAAAAAGAAGTTTTTGCGGCTCCTAAGCCTTATAAACTGGGCGACTATCCCGACTCTTTTCCGCAGAAAAAGACAGCCAGCATTTACCCTGATGAGGATGTAGAGGTAAGCGGATTATATAAAACACTGTGGGGAAAAAGATATAGAAAATTATACGGGACTGAAGTATCATATAAGGTAGCCGATCTGGATACCCTATACGGCGGTTTACAACCTTTGTTGGAAGGAGGCGGGCACCAAACCGTATCGATAAGGGTAAAAGATTCTTTAGATCGGGAATATAATATAAGAAGAATTAAAAAAGATGCCGTGCAGTTTCTGCAATCTGTGGCCTATAAAAGCACACCTATAGAAGAACAGTTCAAGAATACGGCTGCTGAGAATATTATTAGTGACTTTTATACTTCAGCCCATCCGTTCGCTTTTTTAGCAATACCAACGTTATCGGAAGCTATTGGTCTGGCACATACAAATCCAGAGATCTTTTACCTGCCAAAACAGGATAATCTGGGAGCGATGAACGAAAATCATGGGGATGATGTATATATGATTGTAGAGCGTCCTGAGGAGCACTGGTTAGACAAGGAAAGCTTTGGATCCCCAAATCATGATATTGTTAGTACTGCAGGGATGTTTGAGCGTATACGAAGGGACGAGAAGTATAAAATTGATGAGCCTGCTTACGTAAAAGCACGTATTTTCGATATGTTGGTAGGTGATTGGGACAGGCATCAGGATCAATGGCGCTGGGCAGAAAATGAAGATGAGGAAGGAAACCGAACTTTTACACCCATACCAAGGGATCGCGATCAGGTATTCTCGAATTTTGATGGTGCCTTTTTTGGAACCTTACGCTCCCTGATAGGTTTAGCCAATCAGTTTGCGGTGTATGATAAGAAATTAAAAAACGTTGAATGGTTTAACATTGCGGCTATTGGTTTAGATCGCTCCATCCTCCAAAATACCGGAAAAGAAACATGGTTAACACAAGCCAGGTTTATTCAGGAAAATATTACCGATCAGGTTATAGAAGAAGCCTTTAGTAAACTCCCACCGGAAACTAATGGAGAAATTACGGATGGGATTATTGAAAACCTGAAGGGAAGAAGAGATAATATTGTGGAGATTGCAGAAAGATATTATGATTATTATGCAAAATTAGCGATTGTAACCGGTACAGATAAGGACGATTTTATAGATGTGACCCGCATGCCTGAAGGGAAAACCAAAGTAACGATTTATAGAAATAAAAAAGGCAAAAGAGCCGATATCGTAAGTGACTTTGTATATGATAAACAGTTTACCAAAGATATTTGGATTTATGCTTTAGACGATGATGATATTATTACGGTAGATGGCGAAGGCGATCAGCTTATTTATGTAAGGATCATAGGGGGGCAGAATAATGATATTTACAGGATAAGAAATAAGAAGAAACTAAAAATTTATGATCACAAATCTAAGCCAAATACCATTGAAGAAGGAGCTGATGCCCGGTTTAGATTTACAGACCAATACGATTTAAATATTTATGATAAGGATAAAAAGGTATTTAAATCGACTTCTATTACCCCAGGTATAGGTTATAATCCGGATGACGGATTAAAGCTTGGTTTTAAGGCATTGTATACGATCAATGATTTTAAAAGAAATCCATATACATCACAGCACGAACTAAAGGCCGGGTTCTATTTTGCCACAGATGGTTTCGATTTAAATTATAAGGCAAGGTTTGCCACCATCATAGGCGATTATAATTTACAGGTTGGGGCGCACTTTACCAGTCCTAATTTTGCCAGAAACTTTTTTGGCTACGGAAATGAAACGAGAAATCCTGATGATGAACTTACATTAGATTACAACCGTGTAAAAATAAGCCGTGTTGGTGGAGATGTTGGTTTGGTAAACGAAACCCCTTTTGGTAGCTATTTTAGTTATAAGGCAAGTTTCGAAACGGTTGAAATCGATAATATCCAGGGGCGTTTTATAGATGAATTTACCCCAGAGGATCCCGAGGGCTTTTTTGATCGTAAATATTTTGCCGGTCTCGATGCCCTTTACCGTTATGAAAGTTATGACGATGTCCTTAATCCCACCCGTGGGATGCAATTCGACTTAAATTTAGGAGGTAAACTAAATACAGCAGATACCGATCGTAACTATGGCTATTTTAAATCGTATTTAGAGTTCTACAACTCGCTAATCCCAAGTAGAAAACTGGTGTTAAATAGTCATGTGCAAACGCAAATAAATATAGGTACAGATTATGAATTTTATCAGGCAGCTGTTTTAGGTGGAGCTTCTGGCTTAAGGGGGTATAGATTACAGCGTTTTGCCGGTAAAAGTGCATTTGCTACCGGAGGCGATATTCGGTATAGTTTTAACCAGTTTAAAACTTCCTTTTTACCCTTTCAAATAGGAGTCTTTGGAGGATACGATATTGGTAGGGTATGGGAAAAAGACGATAATAGTAAGATTTGGCATGATAGCTATGGTGGTGGTATTTGGATTAATAGTGCTGAAGCTGTAAACGGAACCTTGCATGTTTTTAATGGAGACGAAGGTTGGCGTTTTAGTTTTGGGTTTGGATTCCGATTTTAA
- a CDS encoding EthD family reductase has translation MKKEKEIIRGIDHVGITVPDIEAATKFFEEAFHAETLYDVQPKNQEPMNGSEVEKQLGLPKGSKIVHMRLLQIGESITMELFKIENADQDNAASLNDFGLQHLAIYVDDMSKATKLFTAAGGELLSEPHSLANMENQPGNSGVYGKAPWGTLIELITYPGGLKDKSITRWTPKVQENIKYSDATQIVKMTMFLKRNPEISHDEFVKHHIEIHGPLFQQIPEAQSHVIRYIQTHPLKEQTDVLETNSYDGTAELWFDSLDGLETVLTSNFYKDRVFPDEKTFLDHDNTLIIIGYQDVILGGDFEKIEAKPLDTKVESKLTAITTLKYSTENSEEKILEVLMELKTQVVTEKGCISFSLSQADNKFIIYEVFKSRKDLEIHKSQPYAKSFEEKLNNMNISSEVQILETIN, from the coding sequence ATGAAAAAGGAAAAAGAAATTATTCGAGGTATCGATCATGTTGGAATAACGGTTCCAGATATTGAGGCTGCAACAAAATTTTTTGAAGAGGCCTTCCATGCTGAAACATTATATGATGTCCAACCAAAAAATCAAGAACCAATGAACGGTTCGGAAGTTGAAAAACAATTAGGTTTACCAAAGGGAAGCAAGATTGTACATATGAGACTTCTTCAAATTGGCGAATCTATAACCATGGAATTATTTAAGATCGAAAATGCTGACCAGGACAATGCTGCTTCACTGAACGATTTTGGATTACAGCACTTAGCAATATATGTTGATGACATGAGTAAGGCTACTAAGCTGTTTACAGCCGCTGGAGGAGAATTGCTATCTGAACCTCATAGTTTGGCAAATATGGAGAATCAGCCTGGTAATTCTGGGGTTTATGGAAAAGCACCCTGGGGAACCTTAATCGAATTGATAACATATCCGGGAGGTTTAAAAGATAAATCAATCACTAGATGGACTCCGAAAGTTCAGGAAAATATCAAGTATTCTGACGCCACCCAGATAGTAAAAATGACGATGTTTTTAAAAAGAAACCCGGAAATTAGTCATGATGAATTTGTCAAACATCATATAGAAATACACGGACCACTTTTTCAGCAAATACCTGAAGCTCAAAGTCACGTGATACGCTATATTCAAACACATCCATTAAAAGAGCAAACAGATGTTCTCGAAACAAATTCATATGATGGAACAGCTGAACTATGGTTTGATAGTCTTGATGGTTTAGAAACGGTTCTTACATCAAATTTCTATAAAGACAGAGTATTTCCGGATGAAAAAACATTCCTAGATCATGATAATACTTTGATAATAATAGGGTATCAAGATGTAATTTTAGGTGGAGATTTTGAGAAAATTGAAGCTAAACCGTTAGATACAAAGGTAGAAAGCAAGCTTACGGCAATAACGACCTTAAAATATAGTACTGAAAATTCTGAAGAAAAGATTTTGGAAGTATTAATGGAGCTTAAGACGCAAGTAGTTACGGAAAAAGGTTGTATTTCTTTCTCACTTTCCCAAGCAGATAATAAATTTATTATTTATGAAGTTTTTAAATCTAGAAAAGATTTAGAAATTCACAAGTCTCAACCTTATGCAAAAAGTTTTGAAGAAAAACTTAACAATATGAATATCAGCAGTGAGGTTCAAATTCTTGAAACTATCAACTAA
- a CDS encoding carboxypeptidase-like regulatory domain-containing protein yields the protein MFKNACLLFAFISFGVQAQKFEISGKLLDSITRETLEGATVFTETLKDSTLISYTITDAKGDFSVSGKSSKQKINLLISFVGYAPIKKVILLPKDEDPITLKPIEMLQKVESLSDVLIEGRVPPIRIKQDTLEYNAGSFRTKEGATIEDLLRELPGVEVDENGGIKVNGVEVNKILVGGKEFFSGDGSIATKNLLKDMVEKIQVVDTRSDSQVFRGEKADGKSKTINIKLDKDKNKGVFGRLAAGGGTDERYEYAGLANYFNDDLRLSVLSGGNNINTSGFTFGELREVFNTYAYTTYNGGISIGGRRIGGGDGIVNSKVTGANYADDLGKNLEVSSDYFYTATNNYFDNISSSENIRPEGNYFTESSYNSTGNQDKHEINTHIKLAIDSSWMIDARPKFSYDKNFSRGSSTSESRKENGDLRNTSTASNYGITESTNFSTGLATKNWTNS from the coding sequence ATGTTTAAAAATGCATGTTTATTATTTGCATTTATTTCATTTGGAGTACAGGCCCAAAAATTTGAAATATCAGGAAAATTATTAGATAGTATTACCCGGGAAACACTAGAAGGGGCCACCGTCTTCACAGAAACTCTAAAAGATAGTACTTTAATCAGCTATACGATAACAGACGCTAAAGGCGATTTTAGTGTTTCCGGAAAATCTTCAAAGCAAAAAATAAATCTATTAATTTCTTTTGTGGGCTATGCGCCGATTAAAAAAGTAATCCTATTGCCAAAAGATGAAGATCCCATAACCTTGAAGCCTATAGAAATGTTGCAAAAGGTAGAATCTTTAAGCGATGTGCTCATCGAAGGAAGGGTACCGCCCATACGAATTAAACAGGATACTTTAGAATATAATGCAGGATCGTTTAGAACCAAAGAAGGAGCCACCATTGAAGATCTTTTAAGGGAACTACCAGGAGTAGAGGTTGATGAGAATGGGGGGATTAAGGTCAATGGGGTTGAGGTAAATAAGATATTGGTAGGTGGAAAGGAGTTTTTTTCTGGAGATGGGAGTATCGCCACTAAAAATTTATTGAAAGATATGGTCGAGAAAATTCAGGTGGTCGATACCCGATCTGATAGCCAGGTTTTTAGAGGTGAAAAAGCCGATGGCAAAAGTAAAACTATTAATATAAAGCTTGATAAAGATAAAAATAAAGGCGTTTTTGGCAGATTAGCCGCGGGTGGAGGGACAGACGAGCGTTACGAATATGCCGGATTAGCCAACTATTTTAATGATGATTTAAGATTAAGTGTATTAAGTGGAGGTAATAATATTAATACATCCGGCTTTACTTTTGGAGAATTACGAGAGGTATTTAATACCTATGCATACACTACGTATAATGGCGGGATAAGTATAGGAGGGAGGAGAATAGGAGGAGGAGACGGCATTGTAAATTCTAAAGTGACAGGTGCCAATTATGCAGATGATCTGGGTAAAAACCTGGAAGTAAGTTCGGATTATTTTTATACCGCTACCAATAATTATTTTGATAATATAAGCTCATCCGAAAATATAAGACCAGAAGGTAATTATTTTACCGAGAGTAGTTATAATTCTACAGGAAACCAGGATAAGCATGAAATCAACACGCATATAAAGCTGGCAATAGATTCGAGTTGGATGATAGATGCCCGCCCTAAATTTAGTTATGATAAAAACTTTTCCAGAGGAAGTAGTACTTCTGAAAGTAGAAAAGAAAACGGTGATTTAAGAAATACCTCTACTGCTTCAAATTACGGAATTACCGAGAGCACTAATTTTAGTACTGGACTTGCAACAAAAAACTGGACAAATAGTTGA
- a CDS encoding AraC family transcriptional regulator, translated as MNKLKQFQSLVIHDYAEGSFHLPLHSHTYYELIYIFSGRGEHIVNSIKNNYSRGDVFVLSPNDEHYFDIVEHTHFIFIKFTESYFEEGILNTDSSPINISPIEVMRKKILKEMKITLNDTQKIFMKNVMDNIALYNSKFSSTIERSSIIHAHIFVVFSIIQEAMSNKIISSKNQELDKDSLISFIHQNIYFPDKIKINVLSDFFNISASYFSIWFKRNFNMNLTQYVNDYKLELIKNRIIAGRKSIKGISEEFNFSDASYFTRYFKNHTGMTPSKFKKNNLPRNKEEGD; from the coding sequence TTGAACAAACTTAAACAATTCCAATCTCTTGTTATTCACGATTATGCAGAAGGAAGCTTTCATCTTCCCTTACATAGTCATACCTATTATGAACTAATTTATATTTTCAGCGGACGTGGGGAACATATCGTAAACAGTATTAAAAATAACTATTCTCGAGGTGATGTATTTGTTTTATCTCCTAATGATGAGCATTACTTTGATATCGTTGAACATACTCATTTTATCTTCATCAAATTCACGGAAAGCTATTTCGAAGAAGGCATCCTAAATACAGATTCGAGTCCAATTAATATTTCTCCAATAGAAGTTATGAGAAAGAAAATCTTAAAGGAAATGAAGATAACATTAAATGATACTCAAAAGATTTTTATGAAAAATGTAATGGATAATATAGCACTTTATAATTCAAAGTTCTCATCAACTATTGAGCGATCATCAATTATTCACGCTCATATATTTGTTGTATTTAGCATAATTCAAGAGGCTATGAGTAATAAGATCATTTCTTCTAAAAATCAGGAGTTAGATAAAGATTCCCTTATTTCATTTATTCATCAAAATATTTACTTCCCTGATAAAATCAAAATTAATGTTTTAAGTGATTTTTTTAATATCTCTGCAAGCTATTTTAGTATATGGTTTAAAAGAAATTTCAATATGAATTTAACCCAATATGTAAATGATTACAAACTAGAGTTAATAAAGAATCGAATTATTGCTGGTCGTAAAAGTATTAAAGGAATCTCGGAAGAGTTCAATTTTTCCGATGCTAGTTATTTCACTCGATATTTTAAAAATCATACCGGAATGACACCATCTAAATTCAAAAAAAATAATCTCCCTCGTAATAAGGAAGAGGGAGATTAA
- a CDS encoding leucine-rich repeat domain-containing protein: protein MKNSNLLYLLMVLLFTTCSKDENCTNGIYDGDLKIINQEDVDKLNNSCYEEITGDLIIIGKDIYNLEALKNLKIVKGSIRISKTRINNLEGFSNLISAESLYLTANNELENIKGLRKLKNLHHLHFWENNSLKNLTGLDNLVTLSGSFILEENKSLSNLNGLQNLQIIGDKLYFRANTLESLKGLESLKSIKGILDLKDLPNLKTIEQLQNLNSAESLFISETSLKNLNGLNNLQTTFHIFIVANPKLVSIKALNNISSNIRYDIIISNNYELINLNGLEKIKSIGRDLIIKNNYELENLEGLRNISGEVEHLEIESNSNKLKTLSGLNNIESVRFGLEIIGNNDLKNLNGLQGINSAGYLEVRSNEKLTDFCAIQELFKNSTLDVKIQNNSYNPLVKDIVSLNCKI from the coding sequence ATGAAAAACTCCAATTTATTATATTTACTCATGGTACTATTATTTACCACTTGTAGCAAAGATGAAAATTGCACGAATGGTATTTATGATGGTGATTTAAAAATAATTAACCAGGAGGATGTCGATAAACTCAACAATTCTTGTTACGAAGAAATAACAGGAGATCTGATTATAATAGGCAAAGATATTTACAACCTAGAGGCTCTTAAAAATTTAAAAATTGTAAAAGGCTCTATTAGAATATCTAAAACTAGGATAAATAATCTAGAAGGTTTTAGTAATCTTATCTCAGCCGAGTCTTTATATCTAACTGCGAATAACGAATTAGAAAATATAAAAGGACTGAGGAAACTAAAAAATTTACATCATCTTCATTTCTGGGAAAATAATTCATTAAAAAATTTAACTGGCCTTGACAATCTCGTGACTTTAAGCGGTTCATTTATTTTGGAAGAAAATAAATCATTATCCAATTTAAATGGTTTACAAAATTTGCAAATTATAGGAGATAAATTATATTTTAGAGCAAACACCTTAGAATCATTAAAAGGATTAGAAAGTTTAAAATCCATTAAGGGAATACTAGATCTTAAAGACCTTCCTAATTTAAAAACCATTGAGCAACTACAGAACCTTAATTCAGCGGAGAGTTTATTTATTTCAGAAACTTCACTAAAGAATTTGAATGGATTAAATAATCTTCAAACTACATTTCACATTTTTATTGTAGCAAATCCAAAGTTAGTTAGTATAAAAGCTTTAAATAATATATCTTCTAATATCAGATATGATATTATAATTTCCAATAACTATGAATTGATTAATTTAAATGGATTAGAAAAAATCAAATCAATTGGACGTGATTTAATTATTAAAAATAATTATGAATTAGAAAATCTAGAAGGTTTAAGGAACATTTCGGGTGAAGTTGAACATCTCGAGATTGAATCCAATAGTAATAAATTAAAAACCTTAAGTGGCTTAAATAATATCGAATCGGTTCGTTTTGGCCTTGAGATAATTGGTAATAATGATTTAAAAAATTTAAATGGGCTACAGGGTATTAATTCAGCAGGATATTTAGAAGTTAGAAGCAATGAGAAATTAACTGACTTTTGTGCTATTCAAGAATTATTTAAAAATTCTACATTAGATGTAAAAATCCAAAATAATTCATATAATCCCTTAGTTAAGGACATAGTAAGTTTAAATTGCAAAATTTAA
- a CDS encoding IS3 family transposase (programmed frameshift), translated as MLVITLAIMRRKSKHYTLEFKQKAVELSYAKGNVKQVCEDLDIFPSVLYRWRRELKDYGNNSFPGRGNPKMTDEEKEIARLKKALKEAELERDNLKKGHQHLLRERQEKYRFIKQHLMRFPVETMCKILKVSKSGYYHWLQSGPSKLWLENQKVTGLIKSIFKDSFQSYGSPRIKTELETLGYKISKPRVARIMSANYLFAKRKRKFKATTYSQHNYPIAPNLLNQNFEVSRQDQVWVSDITYIKTKQGWLYLTVIIDLFNRKVVGWALSDNLSTEDTIIKAWHMAIKKTTLTQSLIFHSDRGIQYASHKFTSLIKSYNGLVNQSMSRKGNCWDNAIAESFFKSLKVEWVYRHNYKLRSEAELSIFGWIETWYNNRRRHSFLGNRTIREFELDMYNLKLAA; from the exons TTGCTAGTTATTACCTTAGCAATTATGAGAAGAAAATCTAAACATTACACCTTAGAATTTAAACAAAAAGCAGTCGAGTTAAGTTATGCTAAAGGCAATGTAAAACAAGTATGTGAAGACTTGGATATATTTCCATCTGTACTTTACCGTTGGCGTAGAGAGTTAAAAGATTACGGTAACAACAGTTTCCCTGGCCGTGGTAATCCTAAAATGACCGATGAAGAAAAAGAGATAGCCCGATTAAAAAAGGCATTAAAAGAAGCCGAGTTAGAACGAGACA ATCTTAAAAAAGGCCATCAGCATCTTCTCCGCGAGCGACAAGAAAAATACAGGTTTATAAAACAACACCTTATGAGATTTCCTGTCGAGACGATGTGTAAAATATTGAAAGTAAGCAAAAGTGGCTATTACCATTGGTTACAATCGGGACCAAGTAAATTATGGTTAGAAAATCAAAAGGTAACTGGGCTTATTAAATCTATATTTAAAGATAGCTTTCAAAGCTATGGTTCACCTAGAATAAAAACAGAACTAGAGACATTAGGCTATAAAATATCAAAGCCTAGAGTTGCACGTATTATGAGTGCTAATTATTTGTTTGCAAAACGAAAACGTAAGTTTAAAGCAACCACATATAGTCAACATAATTACCCCATAGCTCCTAATTTATTAAACCAAAACTTTGAAGTAAGCCGACAGGATCAAGTTTGGGTAAGCGATATAACCTATATCAAAACCAAACAGGGCTGGTTATACCTTACTGTCATTATTGATTTGTTTAACCGCAAAGTTGTTGGATGGGCTCTAAGCGATAATCTAAGTACAGAAGACACTATTATTAAGGCTTGGCATATGGCTATAAAGAAAACTACTTTAACCCAGTCTTTAATTTTTCATTCCGACCGAGGTATACAATATGCCAGCCATAAGTTTACCTCATTAATTAAAAGTTACAATGGCTTAGTAAACCAATCTATGAGCAGAAAAGGTAATTGCTGGGATAATGCCATTGCTGAATCGTTCTTTAAATCATTAAAGGTAGAATGGGTTTATAGGCACAATTATAAGTTGAGATCTGAAGCGGAGTTATCCATCTTTGGATGGATAGAAACTTGGTATAATAATAGAAGAAGACATTCCTTTTTAGGAAATAGAACTATAAGAGAATTTGAATTAGACATGTATAACCTTAAACTAGCAGCGTAG